Within Methyloversatilis discipulorum, the genomic segment ACCAGCGCTTCCGGATCGACCTGGTGCTTCAGCTGGGTCAGGAAATCCGGGTTGCGCTGGCCGTTGGACATATTCCATTCGATCTGCACCGAATCCGGCACCTCGCCGACCCATTGCCATTCGGCCGACGTGCGCACGTCAACGATGCGGGCGCCGGGGGCCAGTTTCAACAGTTCGTGTGCTTCGGCCGGTGTGACCGCGCCGGCATAGGGCAGTTGCAGCTGCTGCGCGCGCTCGCGCGCAAGTCCGAGGATTTGTCCGAGTGTTGCCATGGCGTACGCCCATCTATTGAATGGACAGAAGTATATAGCGCGCCATTCCTGCGGACAGGCGGGCACCGAAGTGGTGCATCGTGTTTGTCGACATCCCTGTGTTGGTGCGTCGCTGCGCCTGTTTTGTGCATGTCACCGGCCGCAAGCCCGCATGTGGCACAATCACAAGGTTGAAATGATCGCGTGGCACGGGTTCTGCTTCAGGCCGCGCAGCAGGAAA encodes:
- a CDS encoding rhodanese-like domain-containing protein, with product MATLGQILGLARERAQQLQLPYAGAVTPAEAHELLKLAPGARIVDVRTSAEWQWVGEVPDSVQIEWNMSNGQRNPDFLTQLKHQVDPEALVMFLCRSGGRSHGAAAAAAEAGYSNAYNILEGFEGDADANGHRNTVGGWRKAGLPWHQG